A DNA window from Brassica napus cultivar Da-Ae chromosome C1, Da-Ae, whole genome shotgun sequence contains the following coding sequences:
- the LOC111202027 gene encoding heat stress transcription factor B-1, with protein sequence MMAAQRSVPAPFLSKTYQLVDDQSTDDVVSWNEDGTAFVVWKTAEFAKDLLPQYFKHNNFSSFIRQLNTYGFRKTVPDKWEFANDNFRRGQEELLSEIRRRKSVISAAGKCIVVGSPSESNSAGDDHGSSSTSSPGSKHPGSVENMVADLSGENEKLKRENSSLSSELAAAKRQRDELVAFLTEQMKVGPEQIERMIKGGRKFKPAVEEEESDCEGCGGDGGAAVEEEKGVVGEGLKLFGVWVKGERKKRGRDEKNFLVGGSHMTEVKNVDFHAPLWKSSKVCN encoded by the exons ATGATGGCGGCGCAAAGGTCGGTTCCGGCGCCGTTTTTAAGCAAAACTTACCAGCTGGTTGATGATCAGAGCAcagacgacgtcgtttcatgGAACGAAGATGGAACAGCTTTTGTCGTGTGGAAAACAGCTGAGTTCGCTAAAGATCTTCTTCCTCAGTACTTCAAACATAACAACTTCTCAAGCTTCATTCGTCAGCTCAACACTTAC ggTTTCCGGAAAACAGTACCGGACAAGTGGGAGTTTGCTAACGACAACTTCCGGAGAGGACAAGAGGAACTGCTGTCGGAGATACGGCGGCGCAAGTCGGTGATCTCCGCGGCGGGGAAATGCATAGTCGTCGGTTCGCCGTCGGAGTCAAACTCGGCGGGCGATGATCACGGTTCTAGCTCCACGTCATCGCCAGGGTCGAAGCACCCGGGGTCGGTGGAGAACATGGTGGCTGACTTATCCGGGGAGAACGAGAAGCTGAAAAGAGAGAACAGCAGTTTGAGCTCGGAGCTGGCGGCGGCGAAGAGGCAGCGCGACGAGCTCGTGGCGTTCTTGACCGAGCAGATGAAAGTGGGACCGGAGCAGATCGAACGGATGATCAAAGGAGGGAGGAAGTTCAAACCGGCggtggaggaggaagagagcgACTGCGAAGGCTGCGGCGGAGACGGTGGAGCCGCCGTGGAGGAAGAGAAGGGGGTGGTAGGTGAAGGTTTGAAACTGTTTGGGGTTTGGGTGaaaggagagagaaagaagaggggccgggatgagaagaatttcttggTGGGTGGGTCCCATATGACGGAGGTAAAGAACGTGGACTTTCACGCGCCGTTGTGGAAGAGCAGCAAAGTCTGCAACTGA
- the LOC111202026 gene encoding red chlorophyll catabolite reductase, chloroplastic → MAMIFCNTPLYSSSPFLSPLPSIRSKPSRFSKRVLTVQAQFQSMDQNDLLLRQKFMEFPYVSPSRRELMADLMSTLEDRLHSQLLPCSLPTDVRNFKNPNGSAEASLHIRSGEKSSPIDFVIGSWIHVKIPTGVSLNITSISAFLNSSTEAPNFVVELIQSSPTSLVLILDLPHRKDLVRHPDYLQTYYQDTALDSHRQSLLKLPEIKPYVSPSLFVRSAFSPTASMLKIDADEGERLEEILREHVSPTAKQVLEVWLERCAKEEEGEERVVGEEEKFLLERRDKSFRKKSIEEDLDLQFPRMFGDEVSSRVIHAIKEAFGVL, encoded by the exons ATGGCGATGATATTTTGCAACACTCCCCTCTACTCTTCTTCTCCGTTTCTCTCGCCGTTACCTTCGATACGATCAAAACCGTCACGATTCTCAAAGAGAGTACTCACAGTCCAAGCTCAATTCCAGTCCATGGATCAAAACGATCTCCTCCTCCGTCAGAAATTCATGGAGTTTCCTTACGTCTCGCCCTCGCGCAGGGAGCTAATGGCTGATCTCATGTCGACGTTGGAGGATCGCCTCCACTCGCAACTCCTTCCCTGTAGCCTCCCAACGGATGTACGGAACTTCAAGAACCCTAACGGTTCTGCCGAAGCTTCTCTTCACATCAGATCCGGCGAGAAATCATCTCCG attgattttgttaTAGGAAGTTGGATACACGTCAAGATTCCGACAGGAGTGTCTCTCAACATAACAAGCATCTCTGCATTCCTAAACTCCTCAACAGAAGCTCCAAACTTCGTGGTCGAACTCATACAGAGCAGTCCCACGTCGCTCGTTCTCATCCTCGACCTCCCTCATCGCAAAGACTTAGTTCGTCACCCTGACTATCTCCAGACCTATTACCAAGACACTGCTCTTGATTCTCATCGCCAGTCACTCCTCAAGCTCCCCGAGATCAAACCCTACGTCTCGCCGTCTCTCTTTGTCCGCTCTGCTTTCTCTCCCACAGCTTCGATGCTTAAAATCGACGCGGACGAAGGGGAGAGGCTGGAGGAGATCTTGAGGGAGCATGTGAGTCCAACTGCTAAGCAAGTTCTTGAGGTTTGGCTTGAGCGTTGCGCGAAGGAGGAGGAAGGAGAGGAGAGAGTggtgggagaagaagagaagttttTGTTGGAAAGAAGAGATAAAAGCTTCAGAAAGAAGAGCATAGAGGAAGATTTGGATTTACAGTTTCCTAGAATGTTTGGAGATGAAGTTTCTTCCCGTGTTATACACGCTATCAAAGAAGCTTTTGGAGTTCTCTAG
- the LOC111215196 gene encoding calcium-binding protein CML19, with translation MASFASGAAQFRRGLKTKGKTYGLTNQKRREIREIFDLFDIDGSGSIDARELNVAMRSLGFEMTNEQINELMAEVDKNNSGTIDFEEFVHMMTTKFGERDSKDELSKAFKIIDHDNNGKISPHDIKQIAKELGENFTDNEIEEMIEEADRDKDGEVSLEEFMKMMRRTSYGY, from the exons ATG GCAAGTTTCGCGTCCGGAGCAGCACAGTTCAGAAGAGGTCTTAAAACTAAAGGGAAGACTTATGGATTGACCAatcaaaagagaagagagatcaGAGAAATATTTGATCTCTTCGACATAGACGGTTCAG GTAGCATCGATGCTCGCGAGCTCAACGTTGCTATGAG GTCTCTCGGGTTTGAGATGACTAATGAG CAAATAAACGAACTGATGGCAGAGGTGGATAAAAACAATAGTGGAACAATAGATTTCGAAGAGTTTGTGCATATGATGACAACAAAATTCGGAGAACGAGACTCTAAAGATGAATTGTCTAAAGCATTTAAGATCATTGATCACGACAACAAT GGAAAGATTTCACCTCACGATATCAAGCAGATCGCGAAGGAGCTAGGAGAAAATTTCACAGATAATGAAATAGAAGAAATGATCGAAGAAGCAGATCGTGATA AAGATGGAGAAGTTAGTTTGGAGGagttcatgaagatgatgaggagaaCTTCTTACGGCTACTAG
- the LOC111215222 gene encoding methionine aminopeptidase 1D, chloroplastic/mitochondrial: MATAKTLQPRIISSFLGNNSILVSTQPLPHLFRFHLGRRHVSMQLSRTLSGLTNLLFNTRNVDELIDGKRKRLKPGHVSPRRPVPAHITKPPYVESLKVPGISSGLEIHDEDGVERMRASGRLAARVREYAGTLVKPGVTTDEIDEAVHNMIIENGAYPSPLGYGGFPKSVCTSVNECICHGIPDSRPLEDGDIINIDVTVYLNGYHGDTSATFFCGDVDEKAKKLVQVTKESLDKAISICGPGVEYKKIGKIIHDHADKYKYGVVRQFVGHGVGRVFHADPVVLHFRNNEAGRMVLNQTFTIEPMLTIGSRKPIMWDDNWTVVTEDASLSAQFEHTILITKDGAEILTDC, from the exons ATGGCGACCGCGAAAACTCTGCAACCAAGAATCATCTCTTCCTTTCTCGGCAACAACTCTATTCTAGTATCAACGCAGCCTCTTCCCCACCTCTTTCGCTTCCATTTAG GGAGAAGGCATGTTTCGATGCAATTGTCAAGAACCTTGTCTGGATTAACCAATCTTCTCTTTAATACAAG AAACGTTGATGAACTGATTGATGGCAAGAGAAAACGTCTGAAGCCAGGACACGTGTCTCCTCGCCGCCCTGTCCCTGCCCACATAACCAAACCTCCTTACGTTGAGTCTCTTAAAGTCCCCGGAATCTCGAGTGGACTTGAGATTCACGACGAGGACGGTGTAGAGAGGATGAGAGCTTCTGGGAGGCTCGCAGCTAGAGTTCGTGAATACGCTGGGACTTTGGTTAAG CCCGGTGTGACCACAGATGAGATTGATGAGGCTGTTCACAACATGATCATCGAGAACGGAGCTTATCCTTCGCCGCTTGGCTATGGAGGTTTCCCTAAGAGTGTCTGCACTTCTGTGAATGAATGCATTTGCCATGGAATCCCCGATTCACGACCGCTTGAGGATGGAGATATAATCAACATTGATGTCACAGTTTATTTGAAC GGCTACCACGGTGATACTTCAGCTACTTTCTTCTGTGGAGATGTCGACGAGAAAGCTAAAAAGCTAGTCCAG GTGACCAAAGAGTCTCTTGACAAAGCTATATCGATATGTGGACCTGGTGTTGAGTACAAGAAAATCGGCAAAATCATTCA TGATCATgcagataaatataaatatggAGTGGTTAGACAATTTGTAGGCCACGGTGTTGGACGTGTCTTCCATGCTGATCCTGTTGTTCTACACTTCC GGAATAATGAAGCTGGACGTATGGTTTTGAACCAAACCTTCACTATTGAACCCATGCTTACCATAGGAAGCAGAAAACCGATTATGTGGGATGATAATTGGACCGTGGTTACAGAAGATGCAAGCCTCTCTGCGCAATTCGAGCATACCATTCTTATAACCAAAGATGGAGCTGAGATACTCACCGactgttga
- the LOC106353661 gene encoding patatin-like protein 3, whose product MAFSSERRLRCLSPSYGQHVTILSIDGGGVRGIIPGIVLAYLESQLQELDGEEARLVDYFDVISGTSTGGLIVAMLTAPDKTNRNRPLFAAKEIVPFYRKHCPKIFPHPRGAFAWAQILVRLVRGPKYNGKYLREVIEDFLGDTRLTQTLTNVVIPCFDIKKLQPVIFSSYQAVSRRVTDAKISDICLSTSAAPTYLPAHRFTNEDNEGNKHEYNLIDGGIAANNPTLCAIAEVTKQIVKKNPAMGDISPLDYTRVVVISLGTGSIRNEEKYDAIMASKWGLVSWICADGSSPIIDCYNEAIQDIVDYQSCVVFQALHSETNYLRIDDDTLKGDIGSVDISTEKNMDGLVEVGKALLKKNVSRVNLETGHYEPISDHVTNEEALKRVAKILSEERKLRESRYHKLKT is encoded by the exons atgGCTTTCTCTTCAGAAAGAAGATTACGTTGTCTTTCTCCTTCCTACGGACAACATGTGACGATCCTTAGCATCGATGGTGGTGGAGTCCGTGGGATCATTCCCGGTATTGTCTTAGCTTACCTAGAATCACAACTCCAG GAATTGGACGGTGAGGAGGCAAGGCTTGTGGATTACTTTGATGTCATCTCCGGGACGAGCACTGGAGGTTTGATAGTGGCGATGTTGACCGCACCGGATAAAACTAACCGCAACCGCCCTTTGTTTGCGGCCAAAGAAATAGTCCCTTTTTATCGCAAACATTGCCCTAAAATCTTCCCACACCCGCG AGGGGCGTTTGCCTGGGCTCAAATCCTGGTGAGACTTGTACGAGGACCAAAGTACAACGGGAAATACTTAAGAGAAGTAATAGAAGATTTCTTGGGAGACACGAGACTGACTCAAACTTTGACAAACGTTGTCATACCTTGCTTTGACATCAAGAAACTCCAACCAGTTATCTTCTCTTCTTACCAG GCGGTGAGCCGTCGAGTTACTGACGCGAAAATATCAGATATATGCCTAAGTACATCAGCCGCACCAACTTATCTCCCGGCTCATCGGTTCACTAATGAAGACAATGAAGGAAACAAACATGAATATAACCTCATTGACGGTGGCATCGCTGCCAATAACCCG ACGCTGTGTGCGATTGCGGAAGTGACAAAGCAGATAGTGAAGAAGAATCCAGCAATGGGAGACATAAGCCCATTGGATTACACGAGGGTTGTGGTGATATCGCTTGGGACAGGTTCGATAAGGAATGAAGAGAAGTATGATGCGATAATGGCGTCAAAATGGGGACTGGTGAGTTGGATCTGTGCGGATGGTTCGAGTCCAATTATTGATTGTTACAATGAGGCCATTCAAGACATTGTTGATTACCAAAGCTGTGTCGTTTTTCAAGCTCTTCATTCCGAGACGAATTATTTACGTATCGAT GACGATACGTTGAAGGGTGACATAGGATCAGTGGACATATCGACAGAAAAGAACATGGATGGTCTTGTTGAAGTTGGTAAAGCTTTACTGAAGAAAAATGTATCTCGTGTCAATCTCGAAACTGGCCATTACGAACCCATCTCTGATCACGTTACCAACGAAGAAGCTCTCAAAAG gGTTGCAAAGATTCTGTCAGAAGAAAGGAAACTCAGAGAATCAAGATATCATAAACTCAAGACCTGA
- the LOC106438129 gene encoding patatin-like protein 1 isoform X1 translates to MESSCKKNKPPSSGSLVTILSLDGGGVRGIMGGVILAYLEEQLQALDGEDMRLADYFDVVAGTSTGGLMTAMLTVPDETGRPHFSAKDIVPFYLQHSPKIFPQPGGLTTLLPKLPKLLSGPKYDGVYLRNLLNNLLGETRLHQTVTNVVIPTFDMKKLQPTIFSSYQALVDPSLDVKISDICIGTSAAPTYFPPHYFQNEDIQGKTSEFHLVDGGVTANNPTLLAMTAVTKQIVNDNPDMGELKPLGYNKFLVVSIGTGSAQKEKKYSARKAAKWGIISWLYDNGSTPILDITMESSRDIIDFHSSVVFKARQSEDKYLRIDVRATHEHKFKFVTNHLIYAIFYASNCLQDDTLKGDASSMDLATKSNLENLVIIGEKMLKNRVVQMNIDTGVYEPVPGNVTNDQELKRFAKILSDERKLRMQSEAMHKVSSS, encoded by the exons ATGGAGTCGTCCTGCAAGAAAAACAAACCGCCGTCTTCCGGATCACTCGTAACCATCCTCAGCCTCGACGGCGGTGGAGTCAGAGGAATTATGGGCGGAGTGATCCTTGCGTATCTAGAAGAGCAGCTTCAG GCCCTCGATGGAGAAGACATGAGGCTAGCAGATTACTTCGACGTGGTAGCCGGAACTAGCACAGGTGGCCTCATGACGGCCATGTTAACTGTACCAGACGAGACCGGACGTCCTCATTTCTCGGCCAAAGACATTGTTCCGTTTTATCTTCAACATTCTCCCAAAATATTTCCACAGCCCGG AGGATTGACTACTCTGTTACCTAAGCTTCCAAAGCTTTTGTCTGGTCCAAAGTACGATGGAGTGTATCTACGGAATCTGCTAAATAATCTTCTCGGAGAGACGAGACTTCACCAGACAGTCACAAACGTTGTCATACCCACCTTCGACATGAAGAAACTACAACCCACCATCTTCTCCTCTTACCAG GCATTGGTTGACCCTAGCTTGGATGTCAAGATATCAGACATATGCATTGGAACATCGGCTGCTCCTACTTACTTTCCTCCTCATTACTTTCAAAATGAAGATATTCAAGGCAAGACGTCTGAGTTTCACCTAGTTGATGGCGGTGTTACTGCTAATAACCCG ACTCTGCTGGCCATGACAGCTGTCACTAAGCAGATTGTGAATGATAATCCTGACATGGGTGAGCTCAAGCCGTTAGGTTACAACAAGTTTCTCGTTGTGTCGATAGGAACAGGGTCTGCACAAAAGGAGAAGAAGTATAGCGCAAGAAAGGCTGCAAAATGGGGAATCATATCTTGGTTATATGACAACGGATCTACTCCTATATTAGACATTACCATGGAATCAAGCCGCGACATAATTGATTTCCACAGTTCTGTTGTGTTCAAAGCCCGACAATCCGAAGACAAGTATCTCAGAATCGATGTGAGAGCGACACATgaacataaatttaaatttgttactaATCATTTAATATACGCAATTTTTTATGCATCAAATTGTTTGCAGGATGATACATTGAAAGGAGATGCAAGCTCTATGGACTTAGCAACAAAATCCAATTTAGAGAATCTTGTGATAATTGGAGAGAAGATGCTGAAAAACAGAGTTGTGCAGATGAACATCGACACTGGTGTATATGAACCTGTTCCTGGAAACGTTACCAATGATCAAGAACTCAAGag GTTTGCGAAAATTCTCTCGGATGAAAGGAAATTAAGGATGCAAAGCGAGGCAATGCATAAAGTTTCATCAAGTTGA
- the LOC106438129 gene encoding patatin-like protein 1 isoform X2: MESSCKKNKPPSSGSLVTILSLDGGGVRGIMGGVILAYLEEQLQALDGEDMRLADYFDVVAGTSTGGLMTAMLTVPDETGRPHFSAKDIVPFYLQHSPKIFPQPGGLTTLLPKLPKLLSGPKYDGVYLRNLLNNLLGETRLHQTVTNVVIPTFDMKKLQPTIFSSYQALVDPSLDVKISDICIGTSAAPTYFPPHYFQNEDIQGKTSEFHLVDGGVTANNPTLLAMTAVTKQIVNDNPDMGELKPLGYNKFLVVSIGTGSAQKEKKYSARKAAKWGIISWLYDNGSTPILDITMESSRDIIDFHSSVVFKARQSEDKYLRIDDDTLKGDASSMDLATKSNLENLVIIGEKMLKNRVVQMNIDTGVYEPVPGNVTNDQELKRFAKILSDERKLRMQSEAMHKVSSS; this comes from the exons ATGGAGTCGTCCTGCAAGAAAAACAAACCGCCGTCTTCCGGATCACTCGTAACCATCCTCAGCCTCGACGGCGGTGGAGTCAGAGGAATTATGGGCGGAGTGATCCTTGCGTATCTAGAAGAGCAGCTTCAG GCCCTCGATGGAGAAGACATGAGGCTAGCAGATTACTTCGACGTGGTAGCCGGAACTAGCACAGGTGGCCTCATGACGGCCATGTTAACTGTACCAGACGAGACCGGACGTCCTCATTTCTCGGCCAAAGACATTGTTCCGTTTTATCTTCAACATTCTCCCAAAATATTTCCACAGCCCGG AGGATTGACTACTCTGTTACCTAAGCTTCCAAAGCTTTTGTCTGGTCCAAAGTACGATGGAGTGTATCTACGGAATCTGCTAAATAATCTTCTCGGAGAGACGAGACTTCACCAGACAGTCACAAACGTTGTCATACCCACCTTCGACATGAAGAAACTACAACCCACCATCTTCTCCTCTTACCAG GCATTGGTTGACCCTAGCTTGGATGTCAAGATATCAGACATATGCATTGGAACATCGGCTGCTCCTACTTACTTTCCTCCTCATTACTTTCAAAATGAAGATATTCAAGGCAAGACGTCTGAGTTTCACCTAGTTGATGGCGGTGTTACTGCTAATAACCCG ACTCTGCTGGCCATGACAGCTGTCACTAAGCAGATTGTGAATGATAATCCTGACATGGGTGAGCTCAAGCCGTTAGGTTACAACAAGTTTCTCGTTGTGTCGATAGGAACAGGGTCTGCACAAAAGGAGAAGAAGTATAGCGCAAGAAAGGCTGCAAAATGGGGAATCATATCTTGGTTATATGACAACGGATCTACTCCTATATTAGACATTACCATGGAATCAAGCCGCGACATAATTGATTTCCACAGTTCTGTTGTGTTCAAAGCCCGACAATCCGAAGACAAGTATCTCAGAATCGAT GATGATACATTGAAAGGAGATGCAAGCTCTATGGACTTAGCAACAAAATCCAATTTAGAGAATCTTGTGATAATTGGAGAGAAGATGCTGAAAAACAGAGTTGTGCAGATGAACATCGACACTGGTGTATATGAACCTGTTCCTGGAAACGTTACCAATGATCAAGAACTCAAGag GTTTGCGAAAATTCTCTCGGATGAAAGGAAATTAAGGATGCAAAGCGAGGCAATGCATAAAGTTTCATCAAGTTGA
- the LOC111201829 gene encoding patatin-like protein 1 yields the protein MEDGSSCKRNKPPSWGKLVTILSLDGGGVRGIIAGVILAYLEKQLQEIDGEDVRLADYFDVVSGTSTGGLMTAMLTVPGENGRPQLGAKDIVPFYLEHCPKIFPQPEGLAALLPKLPKLLSGPKYSGKYLRKLLSKLLGETKLRQTVTNVVIPTFDMKKLQPTIFSSYQALVDPSLDVKISDVCLGTSAAPTFFPPHYFSNEDSQGKTSEFHLVDGAVTANNPTLVAMTAVTKQILKNNPDMGKLKPLGYDKFLVISIGTGTSKKEMKYSAKKAAKWGIISWLYNDGSTPILDMVSDSGRDMIHFHSSVLFKALQSEDKYLRIDDDTLEGDVSSMDLATKSNLENLVKIGEKVLKNRVMHMNIDTGVYEPITENITNEEELKRFAKILSDERRLRRMRSQTMVQDPSN from the exons ATGGAAGATGGCTCGTCCTGTAAGAGAAACAAACCGCCTTCATGGGGAAAACTCGTAACAATCCTCAGCCTCGACGGCGGCGGGGTCCGAGGAATCATCGCCGGAGTcatccttgcttatctagaaaAACAACTTCAG gaGATCGACGGAGAAGACGTGAGACTAGCTGATTATTTCGACGTGGTATCAGGGACTAGTACCGGTGGTCTCATGACTGCCATGTTGACTGTACCGGGCGAGAATGGACGGCCTCAATTAGGGGCCAAGGACATTGTTCccttttaccttgaacattgtCCCAAAATATTTCCACAGCCCGA AGGCTTGGCTGCTCTGTTACCTAAGCTTCCAAAGCTTCTGTCTGGTCCAAAGTACAGCGGAAAGTATCTACGTAAGCTACTAAGTAAGCTTCTTGGAGAGACAAAACTTCGCCAGACAGTCACAAACGTTGTCATCCCTACCTTCGACATGAAGAAACTCCAACCCACCATCTTCTCCTCTTACCAG GCATTGGTTGACCCTAGCTTGGATGTCAAGATATCAGACGTATGTCTTGGCACATCGGCTGCTCCCACTTTCTTTCCTCCTCATTACTTTTCTAATGAAGATAGTCAAGGCAAGACGTCTGAGTTTCACCTCGTTGATGGCGCGGTCACGGCTAATAACCCG ACTTTGGTGGCCATGACTGCTGTGACTAAGCAGATTCTGAAGAACAATCCTGATATGGGTAAGCTCAAGCCATTAGGTTACGATAAGTTCCTAGTTATATCGATAGGGACAGGAACTTCAAAAAAAGAGATGAAGTATAGCGCCAAAAAGGCTGCAAAATGGGGAATCATATCTTGGTTATATAACGATGGATCTACTCCAATATTAGACATGGTCTCGGATTCAGGCCGTGACATGATCCATTTCCATAGCTCAGTTTTGTTCAAAGCCCTCCAATCTGAGGATAAGTACCTCAGAATCGAC GATGATACACTGGAAGGAGATGTAAGTTCGATGGATCTAGCGACAAAATCTAACTTGGAGAATCTTGTGAAGATTGGAgagaaggtgctgaaaaatAGAGTCATGCATATGAATATCGACACTGGTGTCTATGAACCCATTACTGAAAATATCACCAATGAGGAAGAACTCAAAAG ATTTGCGAAAATTCTATCTGATGAAAGAAGATTAAGGAGAATGAGAAGCCAAACAATGGTTCAAGATCCATCAAACTGA
- the LOC125580854 gene encoding uncharacterized protein LOC125580854 — protein sequence MSKETAIRTSESSPPLLFRQVSPGPGDSTMQFRLLHLWDAHKNVKGGPWILLGIEMLMIDAEGTLAQGFIGQNRRNQYEKELQRGRIYTLTNFYASNNKVMYNVADQRLVICISHASALSKVEENIEGILTERFMVHSFSDFEANCDFRGDLHDVVGHLKLVDGQVLHQRPVLCTNEDSASRKVMVHLQLKDGPVINVYLWDEAAESFRLKFDASAATPTVLLVTTGKLCLSSMSSSRVFFDEEVDPTKEYLAWLTTNPFVTSLVNPVEVVKAETLTISEIAAFLKHQPAQVAYFDCNATIDDVKLGTEWYYIACKDCQTKLNRGPTILLCPKCGNENATAVANYRVELSVYDNDEQCTFIILGDAGKDLTGRKATELIDAYVQENGGDAAELEVPLPQCFIDTIG from the exons ATGTCGAAAGAGACCGCAATCCGCACCAGCGAATCTTCTCCTCCCCTCCTCTTCCGACAAGTTTCACCGGGACCCGGAGATTCCACCATGCAGTTTCGGCTTCTTCATTTATGGGATGCTCACAAGAATGTCAAAGGAGGACCATGGATCCTTCTTGGGATCGAGATGCTTATGATCGATGCGGAG GGAACTTTAGCTCAGGGGTTCATCGGTCAGAACCGTCGCAACCAGTATGAGAAAGAGCTCCAGCGTGGTAGAATCTACACACTGACAAACTTCTACGCGTCCAACAACAAGGTGATGTACAATGTTGCTGATCAGAGGCTGGTGATTTGCATCTCCCACGCCTCTGCCCTGTCGAAGGTTGAAGAAAACATTGAAGGCATTTTGACAGAGCGCTTCATGGTGCATTCCTTTTCAGATTTTGAAGCCAACTGCGATTTCAGAGGGGATCTTCACG ATGTTGTTGGCCACCTTAAGCTGGTTGATGGCCAGGTTCTCCATCAGCGTCCGGTTTTGTGCACCAATGAAGACTCAGCTTCTCGGAAAGTGATGGTCCATTTGCAGCTTAAAGA CGGTCCAGTGATTAACGTCTATCTATGGGACGAGGCCGCTGAAAGTTTTCGCTTGAAGTTTGACGCAAGCGCAGCCACTCCAACTGTTCTATTGGTCACAACG GGAAAATTATGCCTAAGTTCAATGTCCTCTTCAAGAGTGTTTTTCGATGAAGAGGTTGACCCCACCAAGGAATACTTGGCCTG GTTAACCACGAACCCTTTTGTGACTTCTTTGGTCAACCCTGTTGAGGTTGTCAAAGCTGAGACTCTCACAATAAGTGAGATTGCCGCCTTTCTCAAGCATCAGCCTGCTCAG GTTGCCTACTTTGACTGCAATGCCACAATTGATGATGTCAAGCTTGGCACTGAGTGGTATTACATTGCTTGCAAGGATTGCCAGACCAAGTTAAACCGTGGGCCGACAATATTGCTTTGTCCAAAATGCGGGAATGAAAATGCTACTGCAGTAGCCAA CTATCGCGTGGAGCTGTCTGTCTATGATAATGATGAGCAGTGCACGTTCATCATTCTCGGAGATGCTGGGAAAGATCTCACAGGGAGGAAAGCAACAGAGTTGATCGACGCTTATGTTCAG GAAAATGGTGGAGATGCGGCTGAGCTTGAAGTTCCACTGCCACAGTGTTTTATTGATACAATAGGCTAG